One window of Pseudomonas sp. ML2-2023-3 genomic DNA carries:
- a CDS encoding disulfide bond formation protein B, whose amino-acid sequence MTNDMLQLGREKRFLVLLGLICLALIGGALYMQIVLGEAPCPLCILQRYALLLIAIFAFIGAAMPTRRSLTVLEVLVVLSAIGGIAAAGRHVYILANPAVSCGLDALQPIVDGLPLAAIFPLGFQVDGFCSTPYPPVLGLSLAQWALVAFVMTAVLVPLGIYRNRQKAS is encoded by the coding sequence ATGACGAATGACATGTTGCAACTGGGCCGGGAGAAGCGCTTCCTGGTTCTGCTCGGGCTGATTTGCCTGGCGCTGATCGGCGGCGCCCTCTATATGCAGATCGTGCTCGGCGAGGCGCCTTGCCCGCTGTGTATCCTGCAGCGCTATGCCCTGCTGCTGATCGCGATCTTTGCCTTTATCGGCGCCGCGATGCCTACCCGGCGCAGCCTTACGGTGCTGGAAGTGCTGGTGGTGCTGAGCGCCATTGGTGGAATCGCCGCTGCCGGACGTCACGTCTATATCCTGGCCAACCCGGCAGTCAGCTGCGGTCTTGACGCGTTGCAGCCGATTGTCGATGGCTTGCCGCTGGCGGCGATCTTCCCGCTGGGGTTTCAGGTGGACGGCTTTTGCTCAACCCCTTACCCGCCCGTGCTCGGCCTGTCGCTGGCGCAGTGGGCGCTAGTGGCCTTTGTGATGACTGCCGTGCTGGTGCCTCTGGGCATTTACCGCAACCGTCAAAAAGCCAGCTAA
- the cyoA gene encoding ubiquinol oxidase subunit II — protein MTKKRYPRLLGFLPLFGMLLLGGCKWTLLDPVGQVGVEERNLIITATLLMLLVVVPVIIMTLVFAWKYRASNTSATYTPKWSHSTKIEVVIWTVPILIIIALGVITYKSTHALDPYRPLESDVKPITIEVVAMDWKWMFIYPEQGIATVNKIVFPANTPVNFRITSDTVMNSFFIPGLGGQIYAMAGMTTKLHLIANRNAEMEGISANYSGAGFTGMKFKAIATTQADFDAWVSEVKASPKQLDQAEYEALSKPSQNNPVELFSSYTPNLFQKIVDKYEGMTPGKPVKHEKKEVAVIDGVDTSSHSAAGAEE, from the coding sequence ATGACTAAAAAAAGGTACCCCAGACTCCTTGGCTTTTTGCCACTTTTCGGCATGTTGCTGCTGGGAGGTTGCAAATGGACACTACTGGATCCGGTGGGGCAGGTCGGGGTCGAAGAGCGTAATCTGATCATCACTGCAACATTGCTGATGCTTCTGGTCGTAGTGCCGGTCATCATTATGACCCTGGTTTTCGCATGGAAATACCGTGCGTCGAACACCAGCGCTACCTACACACCGAAGTGGTCGCACTCCACCAAGATCGAAGTTGTGATCTGGACCGTGCCGATTTTGATCATCATCGCCCTGGGCGTGATCACCTACAAATCGACCCACGCGCTGGACCCGTATCGTCCGCTCGAATCTGACGTCAAGCCGATTACCATCGAAGTGGTGGCAATGGACTGGAAGTGGATGTTCATCTACCCGGAACAGGGTATCGCCACCGTCAACAAGATCGTGTTCCCGGCCAATACCCCGGTCAATTTCCGTATCACCTCTGACACGGTCATGAACTCGTTCTTCATTCCGGGCCTGGGCGGTCAGATCTACGCCATGGCCGGTATGACGACCAAGTTGCATCTGATTGCCAACCGCAACGCTGAAATGGAAGGCATCTCTGCCAACTACAGCGGCGCTGGTTTCACCGGCATGAAATTCAAAGCGATCGCGACTACTCAGGCTGACTTTGATGCCTGGGTCAGTGAAGTCAAAGCATCACCTAAACAGCTTGACCAAGCTGAATACGAAGCCTTGAGCAAACCAAGCCAGAACAACCCGGTTGAGCTGTTCTCCTCGTACACACCGAACCTGTTTCAGAAAATCGTCGACAAGTACGAAGGTATGACGCCAGGCAAGCCGGTCAAGCACGAGAAGAAAGAAGTAGCCGTGATCGATGGCGTGGACACAAGTTCGCATTCAGCTGCCGGGGCAGAGGAGTAA
- the cyoB gene encoding cytochrome o ubiquinol oxidase subunit I → MFGKLSWEAVPFHEPIVMVTIAMIALGGLALFAAITYFKKWTYLWTEWLTSVDHKKIGVMYIIVAMIMLLRGFADAVMMRTQLAMATEGSPGYLPPEHYDQIFTAHGVIMIIFMAMPFFTGLMNLAVPLQIGARDVAYPFLNSLSFWLLVSGVVLVNLSLGVGEFAKTGWVAYPPLSGLQYSPGVGMDYYIWALQLSGLGTTLTGVNFLATVLKMRAPGMKLMDMPIFTWTCTWANVLIVASFPILTATLALLTLDRYMDFHIFTNELGGNPMMYVNLFWAWGHPEVYILILPAFGIFSEVISTFTGKRLFGHHSMVYASGAISVLGFMVWLHHFFTMGSGASVNAFFGLATMLISIPTGVKLFNWLFTIYQGRLRFTSQVLWTLGFMVTFAIGGMTGVLLAIPGADFVLHNSLFVIAHFHNVIIGGAVFGYIAGFSFYFPKAFGFKLNEKWGKAAFWFWCVGFFVAFMPLYALGFMGMTRRLNASTNPEWVPYLYVALFGAALIAIGIACQLIQLYVSVRDRKLPENACEHGDPWNGHTLEWSTSSPPPFYNFAVVPRVDTIDAFTEAKENGTAYKAPAKYSPIHMPNNTATGVYMGALLTVFGFAMIWHIWWLAIVGLVGTVVVFVAHAARDDQGYMVPVETIERIEAEQHKRLVAAKAIPASRVETKLEQA, encoded by the coding sequence ATGTTTGGTAAATTAAGTTGGGAAGCGGTCCCGTTCCACGAGCCGATTGTCATGGTCACCATTGCCATGATCGCGCTCGGTGGTCTGGCGCTGTTTGCGGCAATCACCTACTTCAAGAAGTGGACTTACCTGTGGACCGAATGGCTAACGTCAGTCGACCACAAGAAAATCGGCGTGATGTACATCATCGTTGCCATGATCATGCTGCTGCGCGGCTTTGCCGACGCCGTCATGATGCGTACCCAGCTGGCCATGGCCACCGAGGGTTCGCCTGGCTACCTGCCACCTGAGCACTATGACCAGATCTTCACCGCTCACGGTGTGATCATGATCATCTTCATGGCGATGCCATTCTTCACCGGCCTGATGAACCTTGCAGTGCCGCTGCAGATCGGCGCCCGTGACGTGGCCTACCCGTTCCTGAACTCCCTGAGCTTCTGGCTGCTGGTGTCCGGCGTTGTTCTGGTCAACCTGTCCCTGGGCGTCGGCGAATTCGCCAAGACCGGCTGGGTTGCTTATCCGCCGCTGTCGGGCTTGCAGTACAGCCCTGGCGTGGGGATGGACTACTACATCTGGGCTCTCCAGCTGTCGGGGCTAGGTACGACGTTAACCGGGGTTAACTTCCTGGCGACCGTACTGAAAATGCGCGCTCCTGGCATGAAGCTGATGGACATGCCGATCTTCACCTGGACCTGCACCTGGGCAAACGTTCTGATCGTGGCTTCGTTCCCGATCCTGACCGCTACCCTGGCGCTGCTGACACTTGACCGCTACATGGATTTCCACATTTTCACCAATGAACTTGGTGGCAATCCAATGATGTACGTCAACCTGTTCTGGGCGTGGGGTCACCCTGAGGTATACATCCTCATTCTGCCGGCGTTCGGTATCTTCTCCGAAGTGATCTCCACGTTCACCGGCAAGCGTCTGTTCGGTCACCACTCGATGGTCTACGCCTCCGGCGCGATCTCGGTACTGGGCTTCATGGTTTGGCTGCACCACTTCTTCACCATGGGGTCGGGTGCAAGCGTCAACGCCTTCTTCGGTCTGGCGACGATGCTGATTTCGATCCCTACAGGGGTCAAGCTATTCAACTGGCTGTTCACCATCTACCAGGGCCGTCTGCGCTTCACCAGCCAGGTTCTGTGGACCCTGGGCTTTATGGTGACCTTCGCTATCGGCGGCATGACCGGCGTACTGCTGGCCATCCCGGGTGCTGACTTCGTACTGCACAACAGCCTGTTCGTAATTGCTCACTTCCATAACGTGATCATCGGCGGCGCGGTATTCGGTTACATCGCAGGCTTCAGCTTCTACTTCCCTAAAGCGTTCGGCTTCAAACTGAACGAGAAGTGGGGCAAGGCAGCGTTCTGGTTCTGGTGCGTCGGCTTCTTCGTAGCCTTCATGCCGCTCTACGCGCTGGGCTTCATGGGCATGACCCGTCGTCTGAACGCCAGCACCAACCCTGAGTGGGTGCCTTACCTGTACGTTGCTCTGTTCGGCGCAGCACTGATCGCTATCGGTATTGCCTGCCAGCTGATCCAGCTGTACGTCAGCGTGCGTGACCGCAAGCTGCCAGAGAACGCCTGCGAGCACGGCGATCCGTGGAATGGCCACACCCTGGAATGGTCGACTTCGTCGCCACCTCCGTTCTACAACTTCGCTGTAGTGCCACGAGTCGACACCATCGACGCGTTCACCGAAGCCAAGGAAAACGGTACTGCGTACAAGGCCCCGGCCAAGTACTCGCCCATCCACATGCCTAACAACACCGCAACTGGTGTGTACATGGGTGCTTTGCTGACCGTGTTCGGTTTCGCAATGATCTGGCACATCTGGTGGTTGGCTATCGTTGGCCTGGTCGGCACTGTCGTGGTCTTCGTTGCCCACGCTGCCCGTGATGACCAAGGCTACATGGTGCCGGTTGAGACCATCGAGCGTATCGAGGCTGAGCAGCACAAGCGTCTGGTAGCCGCCAAAGCAATCCCGGCTTCCCGTGTTGAAACCAAGTTGGAACAGGCTTAA
- a CDS encoding cytochrome o ubiquinol oxidase subunit III encodes MSNLATTAGHAHGHDHEHEEHHDAGETTIFGFWLYLMTDCILFASIFAVYAVLVNNVAGGPSGHDIFELPYVLGETALLLFSSITYGFAMLALFKGKKQQVLFWLGMTFLLGAGFIAMEINEFHLLISEGYGPSRSGFLSGFFTLVGTHGLHVTSGLIWMAIMMYQVQKNGLTSTNKTRLSCLSLFWHFLDVVWICVFTVVYLMGTL; translated from the coding sequence ATGTCGAACTTAGCGACCACTGCTGGACACGCTCATGGTCACGACCATGAGCACGAGGAACACCACGACGCGGGCGAGACAACCATATTTGGTTTCTGGCTCTACCTGATGACCGACTGCATTTTGTTCGCGTCGATCTTCGCGGTATATGCAGTTCTGGTTAACAACGTAGCGGGCGGCCCGTCGGGCCACGACATCTTCGAGCTGCCATACGTACTGGGTGAAACCGCCCTGTTGCTGTTCAGCTCGATCACCTACGGCTTCGCCATGCTGGCGTTGTTCAAGGGCAAGAAGCAGCAAGTGCTGTTCTGGCTGGGCATGACCTTCCTGCTCGGTGCAGGCTTCATCGCCATGGAAATCAACGAGTTCCACCTGTTGATCTCCGAAGGCTACGGCCCTAGCCGTTCGGGCTTCCTGTCCGGGTTCTTCACCCTGGTAGGTACCCACGGTCTGCACGTGACCAGCGGTCTGATCTGGATGGCGATCATGATGTATCAGGTGCAGAAAAATGGCCTGACTTCGACCAACAAGACCCGTCTGAGCTGCCTGAGCCTGTTCTGGCACTTCCTGGACGTGGTCTGGATCTGCGTATTCACCGTTGTTTACCTGATGGGGACTTTGTAA
- the cyoD gene encoding cytochrome o ubiquinol oxidase subunit IV produces MANAHSDGANHGSVKSYAIGFILSVILTVIPFGLVMYPSLPKFTTLAIVLLFAVVQVVVHLVYFLHLDRSPAQRNNVTALVFAALVIVLLVGLSLWIMFSIHTEMMAK; encoded by the coding sequence ATGGCTAACGCACATTCCGACGGCGCCAATCATGGCAGCGTGAAGTCCTATGCAATCGGCTTCATCCTGTCGGTGATCCTGACCGTTATTCCGTTTGGGCTGGTGATGTATCCATCGCTGCCAAAATTCACCACGCTGGCGATCGTACTGTTGTTCGCCGTGGTGCAAGTAGTTGTTCACCTGGTGTACTTCCTGCACCTGGACCGCTCGCCTGCTCAACGCAACAACGTCACGGCGCTGGTATTCGCGGCCCTGGTTATTGTGCTGCTGGTGGGCTTGTCCCTGTGGATCATGTTCAGCATCCACACTGAAATGATGGCGAAGTGA
- the cyoE gene encoding heme o synthase: MSFKHFIQITKPGIIFGNVLSVAGGFFLASKGHFDLALFLAAVIGTSLVVASGCVFNNCIDRDIDIKMDRTKNRVLVQGLISLKVALVYATLLGVAGLALLYRVANPLAALFAAIGFVIYVGLYSLYFKRKSVHGTLIGSLSGAMPPVIGYVAVSNSFDMAALTLLVMFSLWQMPHSYAIAIFRFNDYLAASIPVLPVKRGIKVAKKHILLYILAFLIATLMLTLGGYAGMSYMAVAAAMGMYWLYMAWTGYKAVDDKVWARKLFVFSIFTITALSVMMSLDFKAPAELLLTYAH, encoded by the coding sequence ATGTCCTTTAAGCACTTTATCCAAATCACCAAACCGGGGATCATTTTCGGTAACGTGCTTTCTGTGGCAGGCGGGTTTTTCCTGGCCTCGAAGGGGCATTTCGATCTTGCCCTCTTCCTGGCCGCGGTAATCGGCACCTCCCTGGTGGTAGCGTCCGGTTGTGTGTTCAACAACTGCATCGACCGCGACATTGACATCAAGATGGACCGCACCAAGAACCGCGTATTGGTCCAGGGTCTGATCTCCCTCAAGGTGGCACTGGTTTACGCCACCTTGCTGGGGGTCGCCGGCCTTGCCCTGCTGTATCGCGTAGCCAACCCGCTGGCGGCTCTGTTCGCAGCGATCGGCTTTGTGATCTACGTCGGTCTGTACAGCTTGTACTTCAAGCGCAAGTCGGTTCACGGCACGCTGATTGGCAGTCTGTCGGGTGCGATGCCACCGGTTATCGGCTACGTCGCAGTGAGCAACAGCTTCGACATGGCCGCACTGACCCTGCTGGTGATGTTCAGCCTGTGGCAGATGCCGCATTCCTACGCCATTGCGATCTTCCGCTTCAACGATTACCTGGCTGCATCGATTCCGGTGTTGCCAGTGAAGCGCGGGATCAAAGTTGCCAAGAAGCACATCCTGCTCTACATCCTCGCGTTCCTGATCGCGACCCTGATGCTCACCCTCGGCGGTTACGCCGGCATGAGCTACATGGCCGTGGCTGCTGCGATGGGCATGTACTGGCTGTACATGGCGTGGACGGGCTACAAGGCTGTCGACGACAAGGTCTGGGCACGCAAGCTGTTCGTGTTCTCGATCTTCACCATTACCGCACTGAGCGTCATGATGTCCCTGGATTTCAAAGCGCCCGCCGAGTTGCTGCTGACTTACGCGCACTAA
- a CDS encoding ABC transporter ATP-binding protein codes for MDNLICISMKGISKSYRHDAKTLQVIKHVDFQVGVGETCAIVGPSGSGKSTLLSIIGLLDFPDEGDYLLLGHSVANAQSDELAMLRKSEIGFVFQNYNLIARLSVLENVALPLRYRGVDRARALEQAMQILDRVGMADRARFKPADLSGGQKQRVAIARALIGQPSLILADEPTGSLDSETAREILELLLSIQKEQRVTLLIVTHDNQVAHLMQKKIRVRGGRVEEMGASVL; via the coding sequence ATGGATAATTTGATATGTATTTCTATGAAAGGTATCAGTAAAAGTTACCGTCATGACGCAAAGACCCTTCAGGTTATCAAACATGTCGATTTTCAGGTGGGTGTGGGAGAAACATGCGCTATTGTTGGGCCGTCTGGCTCAGGTAAAAGTACGCTTCTGAGTATTATCGGTTTGCTGGATTTTCCTGATGAGGGCGACTATCTACTGCTGGGGCATTCAGTTGCAAATGCTCAGAGTGATGAGCTGGCAATGCTTAGAAAGTCAGAAATAGGATTTGTTTTTCAGAATTATAATTTAATTGCCCGCTTGAGTGTTCTGGAGAATGTGGCCTTACCGCTCCGCTATAGGGGGGTTGATCGTGCGCGCGCTCTAGAACAAGCCATGCAGATATTAGACAGGGTTGGTATGGCGGATCGTGCCCGCTTCAAACCTGCCGATTTGTCAGGGGGACAAAAGCAACGAGTGGCGATTGCACGCGCGCTCATAGGTCAACCCTCCTTGATTCTTGCCGATGAACCGACGGGTAGCCTGGACAGTGAAACTGCCCGTGAAATACTTGAGTTATTGTTGTCGATACAAAAAGAACAACGGGTCACGTTGTTGATTGTGACCCACGACAATCAAGTTGCGCATTTGATGCAAAAAAAAATCAGGGTGCGTGGTGGCAGGGTTGAGGAGATGGGAGCATCCGTCCTTTGA
- a CDS encoding ABC transporter permease: MSTLIMLPLNQAVEDALDSFRTLSRRSALALLGIVIGSASIVAIINIGHNAGLDAASIFQGMGTDTLVAQLPDKEDAQVSLLSIDAAKIEGLDLPGLQITPTVFASISLVFNNRSVNARLVGTESSLFDVITLSLLKGRFLHEFDREENVVVLGHQVAVSLSEAGSRIQVGDWLNINNYLFKVVGILKSKTNSIVSPVVVDDSVFISLHAISRVESQTALRDLIVRVPPPLNIEIAALRLHDQLARAFEFRSVQIMVPQQIIEGMNRQNRTFHYLLIALGAIALVGGGVAVMNVMYMNVSERRVEIGLRMAIGARRQDIRNLFLIEALALSTLGAVLGAGVGIALAWLYAVISGWAFELAMLSIPLGVLSTLLVGVFFGLKPAIAASRLTPVEALRDY; the protein is encoded by the coding sequence TTGAGTACGTTAATAATGCTCCCATTGAATCAGGCTGTTGAAGATGCACTTGACAGTTTTCGTACATTGTCCAGACGTTCGGCCTTGGCGCTTTTGGGTATCGTAATAGGCAGCGCCTCCATTGTTGCGATCATCAATATCGGGCACAACGCGGGACTCGATGCTGCCTCTATATTTCAGGGTATGGGGACCGATACGTTAGTCGCACAGTTGCCGGATAAAGAGGATGCGCAGGTGTCGTTGCTCTCCATAGATGCTGCGAAAATCGAGGGGTTGGATCTCCCTGGGCTGCAGATAACACCGACAGTATTCGCCTCCATCAGCCTGGTATTTAATAATCGTTCAGTCAATGCCCGCCTTGTCGGTACCGAGTCTTCTTTGTTTGATGTGATCACGCTATCGTTACTTAAGGGGCGATTCCTGCATGAGTTTGATCGTGAAGAAAACGTTGTTGTTCTCGGTCATCAAGTCGCCGTCTCGTTGAGTGAGGCCGGTTCTAGAATCCAGGTAGGTGATTGGCTTAATATCAATAACTACTTGTTTAAGGTTGTGGGTATTTTGAAATCGAAGACGAACTCGATCGTCAGTCCTGTTGTTGTCGACGATTCGGTCTTTATATCGTTGCATGCTATTTCCCGAGTAGAAAGCCAGACCGCGCTGCGTGATCTGATTGTCCGTGTTCCTCCCCCGCTCAATATTGAAATCGCTGCCCTGCGGTTACATGATCAGTTGGCCCGTGCTTTTGAATTTCGTTCAGTTCAAATAATGGTTCCACAACAGATAATCGAGGGTATGAATCGCCAAAATAGAACGTTCCATTATCTGTTGATAGCACTCGGTGCTATTGCTCTGGTGGGCGGCGGTGTGGCTGTTATGAATGTTATGTATATGAACGTTTCCGAGCGACGTGTTGAAATCGGTTTGCGGATGGCTATTGGCGCTCGCCGCCAGGACATACGCAATCTGTTTCTAATCGAAGCGCTCGCGCTCAGTACGCTGGGTGCTGTGTTGGGTGCGGGCGTGGGTATAGCGCTGGCCTGGCTGTATGCCGTGATATCGGGGTGGGCATTTGAGTTGGCGATGCTGTCCATCCCGTTGGGCGTTTTAAGCACGTTACTGGTCGGCGTTTTCTTTGGGTTGAAACCTGCAATTGCGGCTTCGCGCCTTACGCCTGTAGAGGCGCTCCGTGATTATTAA
- a CDS encoding TolC family protein has product MIIKLAVVTSAACCVLILSKQLAAAPARVDAGVPHQSELRSDLLSQHSIDLSLAEAVSLGLRRNYSIRSLKLQRLREKFDLLVADDLFNPKLKLSGTHRLSRGSVDSSRSTGITPKVSLLGEYGTNIDLSWNQQLNATKNSGDMSSDGLGLTLTQPLLRGAGKEVTTAPLRLAKLTEQVNQLNVKASVSKTVYDIIAAYRTLMKSQTQVTLAMEALGRAVSLLNINKQLIGAGRVAEFDVVQIEADIATQELAVEEAKNQLEASRLVMLKLLALDLETPVRASDTLQVTRLDIDQATALKVAQARQPQYLATLLQSEQASINLLVAQDRGRWDVSLVAGVNQQRDNHSINGSNRTWDSYTGLKLEIPIGDISIRQAKVNAQTLVEQQQLYQEEALIDLKRQITDSVRGLNTLWRQLEISQRVMDLSRRKLSIENDKLNAGRSSNFQIISFEADLRAAEDANLSAKISYLDARAQLDVLLGVMLESWEISLESF; this is encoded by the coding sequence GTGATTATTAAATTAGCGGTTGTTACAAGCGCTGCGTGCTGTGTTTTGATCCTGTCGAAACAGCTGGCAGCCGCCCCGGCTCGAGTCGACGCCGGCGTGCCGCACCAGAGCGAGTTGCGCAGTGACTTGTTGAGTCAGCACTCCATCGATCTGTCCCTGGCTGAAGCTGTTTCGTTGGGCCTGCGCCGCAACTACAGCATCCGCAGCCTCAAGCTCCAGCGTTTGCGGGAGAAGTTCGATTTGCTCGTGGCAGATGACCTGTTCAACCCAAAACTCAAGCTCAGTGGTACTCACCGGCTATCCAGGGGCAGCGTCGACAGCAGTCGCTCTACTGGCATTACGCCCAAGGTGAGCCTGCTGGGTGAGTATGGGACCAACATTGATCTGAGCTGGAACCAGCAGCTCAATGCCACGAAAAATTCGGGTGACATGAGCAGTGATGGCCTGGGGCTGACGTTGACTCAACCGTTGCTCAGGGGGGCAGGTAAAGAAGTCACGACGGCACCCTTGCGCCTGGCCAAATTGACCGAGCAAGTCAACCAGTTGAATGTGAAGGCGAGCGTATCCAAAACCGTGTACGACATCATCGCGGCCTACCGTACGCTGATGAAATCCCAGACTCAGGTAACGCTTGCTATGGAGGCGCTTGGTCGGGCCGTCTCGTTGCTCAATATCAACAAACAGCTGATTGGTGCGGGTCGAGTAGCGGAGTTTGACGTTGTCCAGATCGAGGCGGATATCGCGACACAGGAGTTGGCGGTAGAAGAGGCGAAAAATCAGTTGGAGGCGAGTCGATTAGTGATGCTCAAGCTGTTGGCACTCGATCTGGAGACGCCTGTGCGTGCCAGTGACACCCTGCAAGTGACTCGGCTTGATATTGATCAGGCGACTGCGCTGAAAGTGGCGCAGGCCAGGCAGCCGCAATACCTGGCGACACTGTTACAGAGCGAACAGGCATCGATCAACCTGTTGGTCGCGCAAGACCGGGGGCGTTGGGATGTGTCGTTGGTGGCAGGCGTCAATCAGCAACGGGACAATCACAGCATCAATGGCTCCAATCGGACGTGGGACAGTTACACAGGTCTGAAGCTGGAGATTCCTATTGGAGATATCAGCATCCGCCAGGCCAAGGTCAATGCCCAGACTCTGGTTGAGCAGCAGCAGTTGTATCAGGAGGAGGCGCTTATCGATTTGAAGCGTCAGATCACCGATTCCGTTCGGGGCCTGAACACTCTTTGGCGTCAGCTTGAAATTTCCCAGCGGGTCATGGACCTGTCCAGACGCAAGCTGTCCATCGAGAACGACAAGTTGAATGCTGGCCGATCCAGCAACTTTCAAATCATCAGTTTTGAAGCCGACTTACGTGCGGCTGAAGATGCCAATTTGAGCGCGAAGATTTCATATCTGGATGCCAGAGCCCAGCTGGATGTGCTGCTGGGCGTGATGCTGGAGAGCTGGGAGATATCACTTGAGAGTTTTTGA